In Coriobacteriaceae bacterium, a single window of DNA contains:
- the lysS gene encoding lysine--tRNA ligase: MAENQNAADQASTLNDERATRLAKRAALFEAGQNPYPEHSELEDYVADIEAKYAELADGEDTEDIVKIAGRVVAKRGQGKIMFIVVRDATAEIQLFCRINDMDEAAWSTLKALDLGDILGVTGVVVRTQRGQLSVAPKSATLLAKAVRPLPEKFHGLSDKETRYRQRYVDLIANDDVRETFRKRSQILSTFRRFMESDGYMEVETPILQTIQGGATAKPFITHFNALDQECYLRIATELHLKRCIVGGFERVFEIGRIFRNEGMDLTHNPEFTTMEAYRAFSDLEGMKALAQGVIKAANKAIGNPEVIEYQGQTIDLSGEWASRPMTDIVSDVLGKKVTIDTPVEELAAAAREKGLEIKPEWTAGKIIAEIYDELGEDTIVNPTFVCDYPIEVSPLAKRFEDDPRLTHRFELVIAGHEYANAFSELNDPVDQAERFAAQMAEKAGGDDEAMEYDEDYVRALEYGMPPAGGIGIGIDRVVMLLTNQASIRDVLLFPHMKPEKGFQSGAAAAKAAEAGNASSPFVKSLKPTLDYSKIAVEPLFEEFVDFDTFSKSDFRAVKVKACEAVKKSKKLLNFTLDDGTGTDRTILSGIHEYYEPEDLVGKTLLAITNLPPRKMMGIPSCGMLISAIHEEEGEERLNLIQLDASIPAGAKMY, encoded by the coding sequence ATGGCAGAGAACCAGAACGCCGCCGATCAGGCATCGACGCTCAACGACGAGCGCGCCACCCGCCTGGCCAAGCGCGCCGCCCTGTTCGAGGCGGGCCAGAACCCCTATCCCGAGCACTCTGAGCTTGAGGACTACGTCGCCGATATCGAGGCTAAGTACGCCGAGCTTGCCGATGGCGAGGACACCGAGGACATCGTGAAGATCGCTGGCCGTGTGGTCGCCAAGCGCGGTCAGGGCAAGATCATGTTCATCGTCGTGCGCGATGCGACTGCCGAGATTCAGCTGTTCTGCCGCATCAACGACATGGACGAGGCTGCCTGGAGTACGCTCAAGGCCCTCGACCTGGGCGACATCCTGGGCGTGACCGGCGTGGTCGTGCGCACCCAGCGTGGCCAGCTCTCCGTTGCCCCTAAGAGCGCGACCCTGCTTGCCAAGGCCGTTCGTCCGCTGCCCGAGAAGTTCCACGGTCTTTCCGACAAGGAGACCCGTTATCGTCAGCGCTACGTCGACCTGATCGCCAACGACGATGTCCGCGAGACCTTCCGCAAGCGTTCGCAGATTCTCTCCACCTTCCGCCGCTTCATGGAGTCCGACGGCTACATGGAAGTCGAGACCCCCATCCTGCAGACTATCCAGGGCGGCGCCACGGCTAAGCCGTTCATCACGCACTTCAACGCGCTCGACCAGGAGTGCTATCTGCGCATTGCTACCGAGCTGCATCTCAAGCGCTGCATCGTCGGCGGCTTTGAGCGCGTGTTCGAGATTGGCCGCATCTTCCGCAACGAGGGCATGGACCTCACCCACAACCCCGAGTTCACCACGATGGAGGCCTACCGTGCCTTCTCCGATCTCGAGGGCATGAAGGCGCTTGCCCAGGGCGTCATCAAGGCTGCCAACAAGGCCATCGGCAACCCCGAGGTCATCGAGTACCAGGGCCAGACCATCGATCTTTCCGGTGAGTGGGCAAGCCGCCCCATGACTGATATTGTCTCTGACGTGCTCGGCAAGAAAGTCACCATCGACACGCCGGTCGAGGAGCTTGCTGCCGCCGCGCGCGAGAAGGGCCTGGAGATCAAGCCCGAGTGGACTGCTGGCAAGATCATCGCCGAGATTTACGATGAGCTGGGCGAGGACACCATCGTCAACCCGACCTTCGTGTGCGATTACCCCATCGAGGTCAGCCCGCTTGCCAAGCGTTTTGAGGACGACCCGCGTCTGACGCACCGCTTTGAGCTGGTTATCGCCGGTCACGAGTACGCTAACGCGTTCTCCGAGCTCAACGACCCGGTCGACCAGGCCGAGCGCTTTGCCGCTCAGATGGCCGAGAAGGCTGGCGGTGACGACGAGGCCATGGAGTACGACGAGGACTACGTGCGCGCCCTCGAGTACGGCATGCCTCCCGCGGGCGGCATCGGCATCGGTATCGACCGCGTGGTCATGCTGCTCACCAACCAGGCCTCCATCCGCGACGTCCTGCTGTTCCCGCACATGAAGCCCGAGAAGGGTTTCCAGTCCGGTGCTGCTGCCGCCAAGGCCGCCGAGGCCGGCAACGCCTCGAGCCCGTTCGTCAAATCGCTCAAGCCTACGCTCGATTACTCTAAGATCGCCGTCGAGCCGCTGTTCGAGGAGTTTGTCGACTTTGATACCTTCTCCAAGAGCGATTTCCGCGCCGTGAAGGTCAAGGCGTGCGAAGCCGTCAAGAAGTCCAAGAAGCTGCTGAACTTTACGCTCGACGACGGTACCGGTACCGACCGCACCATCCTTTCCGGCATCCATGAATACTATGAGCCCGAGGACTTGGTCGGCAAGACCCTGCTCGCCATCACCAACCTTCCTCCGCGCAAGATGATGGGCATTCCCAGCTGCGGCATGCTGATCAGCGCTATTCACGAGGAGGAGGGCGAGGAGCGCCTCAATCTGATTCAGCTCGACGCTTCCATCCCCGCCGGCGCAAAGATGTACTAG
- the greA gene encoding transcription elongation factor GreA, whose amino-acid sequence MDASQIVLTAEGRQKLVEELAWREGDYAKEIVEDIKEARAFGDLSENSEYDAAKDKQAQNAARIAEIQAILANAQVAATTGDLTVSIGSTVSLIDPNGEVMEVTLVGTTETNSLEHKISNESPVGHAIIGHGEGDSVEVVTPSGKTRVYTIAKIAR is encoded by the coding sequence ATGGACGCAAGCCAGATCGTACTGACCGCTGAGGGCCGCCAGAAGCTCGTCGAGGAGCTCGCTTGGCGTGAGGGCGATTACGCCAAGGAGATCGTCGAGGACATCAAGGAAGCCCGCGCGTTCGGCGACCTTTCGGAGAACTCCGAGTACGACGCCGCTAAGGACAAGCAGGCCCAGAACGCCGCTCGTATTGCCGAGATCCAGGCCATCCTCGCCAACGCTCAGGTTGCTGCCACCACGGGCGACCTGACCGTCTCCATCGGTTCCACCGTTTCGCTGATTGATCCCAACGGCGAGGTCATGGAAGTCACGCTCGTCGGTACCACCGAGACCAACTCGCTCGAGCACAAGATTTCCAACGAGTCTCCGGTCGGTCACGCCATCATTGGTCACGGCGAGGGCGACTCCGTCGAGGTCGTTACGCCTTCCGGCAAGACTCGCGTCTACACCATCGCCAAGATCGCACGCTAG
- the tatA gene encoding twin-arginine translocase TatA/TatE family subunit gives MFGLRAPELIIILVVVLIIFGPKNLPKLGKSLGSTVKNIREGMEGDDKAETKQAEEVVVEQSEEDKEIAELEAKLAAAKKKQAEDSDADAE, from the coding sequence ATGTTTGGACTGAGGGCTCCTGAGCTCATCATTATTCTCGTCGTTGTCCTGATTATCTTCGGGCCCAAGAACCTGCCGAAGCTCGGCAAGTCCCTCGGCTCTACCGTCAAGAATATCCGCGAGGGTATGGAGGGCGACGATAAGGCCGAGACCAAGCAGGCCGAGGAGGTCGTGGTCGAGCAGTCCGAGGAGGACAAGGAGATCGCTGAGCTCGAGGCCAAGCTCGCTGCTGCCAAGAAGAAGCAGGCAGAGGACAGCGACGCGGACGCAGAGTAG
- the ispE gene encoding 4-(cytidine 5'-diphospho)-2-C-methyl-D-erythritol kinase, whose product MTDRSLILTAPAKINLYLGVHTERDDRGYHRVDSLMAAVGLSDTVTVTPAQALTVQTVPASDFPMQKNTAYRAAVAMAEHYGREANIRVTIEKRIPLCAGLGGPSTDAAAVIVALAELWGIDRTDPALDDIARGIGADVPFFLHASPAFYVGGGDVLATEYPALPVTPVVLVKPREASVSTIEAYRRFDEAPVPADKPGAIASALRAGDAETAYALIHNNLGVISAQMEPQIQTVLDWLRKQDGTVAVDVCGSGACSFAICDTAATAERLADAAQQNGWWACTTELIPNTVRVEVPKK is encoded by the coding sequence GTGACCGATCGGTCCCTCATCCTTACCGCGCCGGCAAAGATTAACCTCTACCTGGGGGTTCATACCGAGCGCGATGACCGCGGCTACCACAGGGTCGATTCCCTGATGGCGGCCGTCGGTCTTTCCGATACCGTGACGGTCACGCCGGCGCAGGCGCTGACCGTCCAGACGGTTCCAGCATCAGATTTTCCCATGCAAAAGAATACGGCGTATCGGGCTGCGGTTGCTATGGCCGAGCATTATGGTCGCGAGGCAAACATCCGCGTGACGATTGAGAAGCGCATTCCATTGTGCGCCGGCTTGGGCGGCCCCTCGACGGATGCGGCCGCGGTCATTGTCGCCTTGGCGGAGCTCTGGGGCATTGATCGCACCGACCCAGCGCTCGACGACATTGCGCGGGGCATTGGTGCTGACGTCCCGTTCTTTTTGCACGCGAGTCCTGCGTTCTACGTAGGTGGGGGAGACGTGCTGGCAACTGAGTACCCCGCGCTGCCCGTGACGCCCGTCGTGCTGGTTAAGCCGCGCGAGGCGAGCGTTTCGACAATTGAGGCCTATCGACGTTTTGACGAGGCCCCGGTGCCTGCGGACAAGCCCGGCGCGATAGCTTCTGCCTTGCGTGCTGGTGATGCCGAGACGGCATATGCGCTCATCCATAACAACTTGGGTGTCATTTCCGCACAGATGGAGCCGCAGATTCAAACGGTTCTCGATTGGCTGCGTAAACAGGACGGAACCGTTGCTGTAGATGTGTGCGGATCGGGTGCCTGCTCGTTTGCCATTTGCGACACCGCCGCCACGGCCGAAAGGCTTGCCGACGCTGCCCAGCAAAACGGCTGGTGGGCCTGCACGACGGAGCTCATTCCCAACACGGTTCGCGTCGAAGTGCCAAAGAAATAA
- a CDS encoding Veg family protein has product MEEMEVNHVDDIHEKLTDMVGDRVKVKANMGRTRVIERMGTIKSVHPAVFIVEVDERRGRKSRQSYQYIDVLTGQVELFDPESGEHIFTPLGNQLEEH; this is encoded by the coding sequence ATGGAAGAGATGGAAGTCAATCACGTCGACGACATCCACGAGAAGCTGACCGATATGGTGGGCGATCGCGTCAAGGTTAAGGCCAACATGGGCCGTACCCGCGTCATCGAGCGCATGGGCACCATCAAGAGCGTCCACCCCGCTGTCTTTATCGTTGAGGTTGACGAGCGTCGCGGCCGCAAATCGCGTCAGTCCTACCAGTACATCGATGTCCTTACCGGCCAGGTCGAACTGTTCGACCCCGAGAGCGGCGAACATATCTTTACCCCGCTCGGCAACCAGCTCGAGGAGCACTAA
- the dtd gene encoding D-aminoacyl-tRNA deacylase, with amino-acid sequence MRAVVQRVLNASVTVDGECVGRIGRGYLVLLGVGHGDTRAEADKLWGKLRGLRINEDENGKTNLALADVDGEVLVVSQFTLFADCRHGRRPSFTDAGAPDVANELYEYFLTLVAQDVEHVAHGIFGADMKVDLVNDGPFTIVLDTDNL; translated from the coding sequence GTGCGTGCGGTGGTGCAGCGCGTGCTCAACGCCAGCGTGACAGTCGACGGCGAGTGCGTGGGCCGTATTGGACGCGGCTACTTGGTGCTGCTGGGCGTGGGCCACGGCGACACACGCGCCGAAGCCGACAAGCTGTGGGGCAAGCTCCGCGGGCTGCGTATCAACGAGGACGAGAACGGCAAGACCAACTTGGCGCTGGCGGATGTCGACGGCGAGGTGCTCGTGGTGTCGCAGTTCACGCTGTTTGCCGACTGCCGCCACGGCCGCCGTCCGTCGTTTACGGACGCCGGCGCGCCCGATGTCGCTAACGAACTTTACGAGTACTTTTTGACACTCGTCGCTCAGGACGTTGAGCATGTGGCGCACGGTATCTTTGGCGCCGATATGAAGGTCGACCTGGTCAACGACGGTCCGTTCACCATCGTCCTGGACACAGACAATCTTTAG
- the rdgB gene encoding RdgB/HAM1 family non-canonical purine NTP pyrophosphatase: MALEKIDIDTLDPAATIVVATGNAHKLTEIEAILGKVMPEVRFVALGQLGDFEDPEENGTTFLENAIIKAQAAVEETGLMAIADDSGLVVDALDGEPGVYSARYAGVHGDDAANNAKLLVNLEGVADEDRTARFMSVVALIDTDGLVTYGEGACEGVIAHEGRGEHGFGYDPLFLPVDTPGKTMAELTADEKNAISHRFHALEHLSAKLTGEE; this comes from the coding sequence ATGGCACTTGAGAAGATTGACATCGACACCCTCGACCCGGCGGCGACCATCGTCGTGGCAACCGGCAACGCCCATAAGCTCACCGAGATCGAGGCCATTTTGGGCAAGGTCATGCCCGAGGTGCGCTTTGTGGCGCTCGGCCAGCTGGGCGATTTTGAGGACCCCGAGGAAAACGGCACGACGTTTTTGGAGAACGCCATCATCAAGGCGCAGGCTGCGGTCGAGGAGACGGGCCTTATGGCCATCGCCGACGACTCCGGCTTGGTCGTCGATGCGTTGGACGGTGAGCCGGGCGTGTATAGCGCGCGCTATGCGGGCGTGCATGGCGACGATGCCGCCAACAACGCCAAGCTTCTCGTTAACCTGGAAGGCGTGGCAGACGAGGACCGTACCGCGCGCTTTATGAGCGTCGTCGCGCTTATCGATACGGACGGCCTGGTCACCTATGGCGAGGGCGCCTGCGAAGGCGTTATCGCGCACGAGGGCCGCGGCGAACACGGTTTTGGCTACGACCCGCTGTTCCTGCCGGTCGATACGCCGGGCAAGACCATGGCCGAGCTCACGGCGGACGAGAAGAACGCCATCAGCCATCGTTTCCATGCGCTCGAGCATCTGTCCGCCAAGCTGACGGGCGAGGAGTAG